A window of the Microplitis mediator isolate UGA2020A chromosome 5, iyMicMedi2.1, whole genome shotgun sequence genome harbors these coding sequences:
- the LOC130667907 gene encoding E3 ubiquitin-protein ligase Topors-like, whose protein sequence is MENPINQEDTVTNIKEPVKAEEPAASNSGERSDGTNSPPPNCSICLGKLINTSFTDSCLHQFCFTCLLQWSRIKTECPLCKQTFKSIIHNVRSEEDYDQYHVPREATLSSTQATASIGVTLALTNAASMNAAFQRFAYRTTMTPNRRFGRHDPRLHLNTFNQMRQSSVASSQLPTVTPQERRQRRNIYRTGEWSDPVPDVYSRFRQCSAEYYRRYPQEINRLIPWINRDLQTIFNSDEPHIAYVLRVITDLLTRYDMRSPEFRNSIRTFFGLETEHFIHELMNYASTDLSMAAYDDTITYYNSFPPHGLASTTYWHHVQSQTSSSTSSTISDDSDIRVVDHVEPSGLEVPSVGPHLISMPGPSTVSQAFQLQTPGGHPFILTITSSSSESECEIVGYVKPRSERTPEIIELVSSGEEEVVAASSNAIPEIESPSSSSLSPVNNQPSTSESSRRLTKTKKSKTTNTRQLDRLTLSSSNSDSEIDDSQIKKRSSRRNTKHSTKIIKRSTRKSTSIKDDSASKKRNKHNYSSSDSHSHREAKCRRTSLSNSRKITRAKIYSSNSDDNDNDDGDKSSSRSDDEFKSIDKNDDNKITCRVRVRKDLINDIKKKHKRRTKRSSSTSSTTTSSSSSESDSSESSSSTTSTSLTSSNSYKYKINKLRKKKRSKDNKHLSKHKINKTVADDLNVRHKKSRSRSKSKSRSRSRSRSRSESRSRSRSRSKSRNRSRETPSDNNTKERYSINEKYRERKAAKIANKRLKNKQLYAMTDSQNDEESYRSNSQCSTLSDRHKTTKSNDKKHLKSDSNSKNKLHKTKSHKKGSKGVRKQKRLKTRDEGEKRVRRRITSSSSSSSLSSSS, encoded by the exons atggaGAATCCAATAAATCAAGAAGATACGGTTACAAATATTAAAGAACCAGTAAAAGCTGAAGAACCAGCAGCATCTAATTCTGGTGAAAGAAGTGACGGAACGAATTCACCACCACCGAATTGCAGTATATGCCttggaaaattaataaatacatcaTTTACTGATAGTTGCTTGCATCAATTTtgttttacatgtttattgcaATGGTCAAGAATAAAAACAGAATGCCCATTATGTAAACAAACATTTAAATCGATAATACACAATGTTAGATCTGAGGAGGATTATGATCAGTATCATGTACCAAGAGAAGCAACTTTGTCATCAACACAAGCCACTGCTTCTATTGGAGTTACTTTGGCTTTAACGAATGCTGCTTCTATGAATGCTGCTTTTCAACGTTTTGCGTACAG aACGACAATGACACCAAATCGACGTTTTGGACGCCATGATCCTAGACTTCATCTCAATACATTTAATCAAATGCGTCAATCATCAGTAGCATCATCTCAATTGCCAACTGTAACACCACAAGAACGACGACAACGTCGTAATATCTATAGAACTGGAGAATGGTCTGATCCAGTACCAGATGTTTATTCACGTTTCCGTCAATGTAGTGCTGAATATTACag gAGATATCCTCAAGAAATAAATCGTTTAATACCATGGATAAATCGTGATTTacaaacaatatttaattctGATGAACCTCACATTGCTTATGTATTGAGAGTTATTACAGATTTATTAACACGATACGATATGCGGAGTCCTGAATTTCGTAATTCGATacgaactttttttggtttagaGACAGAACATTTTATTCATGAACTTATGAATTACGCTAGTACTGATTTGAGTATGGCTGCCTATGATGACACTATTACTTATTACAATAGTTTCCCTCCTCATg GTCTAGCGAGCACGACGTACTGGCATCATGTACAATCACAAACGTCAAGTAGTACCAGTAGTACAATATCTGATGATTCTGATATACGAGTTGTCGATCATGTTGAACCTAGTGGTTTAGAAGTTCCATCAGTGGGACCTCATCTTATAAGTATGCCAG gtCCTAGTACTGTTAGTCAAGCATTCCAACTTCAAACACCCGGAGGTCATCCATTTATTCTTACGATAACATCGAGTTCATCCGAATCTGAGTGTGAAATCGTAGGATATGTAAAACCACGTTCCGAAAGAACACCAGAAATAATAGAACTCGTGTCTTCGGGTGAAGAAGAAGTAGTAGCGGCTTCTAGTAATGCAATACCTGAAATAGAATc accAAGTTCTTCATCTTTATCGCCAGTAAATAATCAACCGAGTACATCTGAATCAAGTAGAAGATtaactaaaactaaaaaatcaaaaacaacAAATACACGACAACTTGATCGATTAACATTATCATCAAGTAACAGTGATAGCGAAATTGATGATAGCCAAATTAAAAAACGAAGTAGCCGACGTAATACGAAGCATtcaactaaaataattaaacgaaGTACTCGTAAATCAACCTCGATTAAAGATGACAGTGCAAGTAAAAAAcgtaataaacataattacAGTTCATCAGATAGCCACAGTCACCGAGAAGCTAAATGTCGTCGTACATCATTAAGTAATTCACGAAAAATTACAAGAgctaaaatatattcaagtaATTCCgacgataatgataatgatgatggtGATAAATCTAGTTCCCGTAGTGACGATGAATTcaaatcaattgataaaaatgatgataataaaataacgtgTCGTGTTAGAGTACGTAAAGATTTGATAAATGACATTAAGAAAAAACATAAAAGAAGAACAAAACGAAGTAGCAGTACCAGTAGTACTACCACCAGTAGTAGTTCTAGTGAAAGTGATAGCAGTGAAAGTAGTTCAAGTACTACATCAACAAGTTTAACTAGTTCTaatagttataaatataaaataaataaattacgtaaaaaaaaacgatcaaaagataataaacatttgtcaaaacataaaataaataaaaccgtGGCGGATGATTTGAATGTTAGACATAAAAAATCACGATCAAGAAGCAAAAGTAAAAGTAGAAGTCGAAGTAGAAGCAGAAGTCGAAGCGAAAGCAGAAGCAGAAGTAGAAGTAGAAGTAAAAGTAGAAATAGATCACGTGAAACACCAAGTGATAATAATACTAAAGAACGTTATTCAATAAACGAAAAGTATAGAGAACGTAAAGCTGCTAAAATAGCCAacaaaagattaaaaaataaacaattatatgCGATGACTGATTCACAGAATGACGAAGAATCTTACAGATCTAATAGCCAATGCAGTACTCTATCAGATAGACATAAAACAACTAaatcaaatgataaaaaacatttaaaatctgattcaaattcaaaaaataaattgcataagacaaaatcacataaaaaagGCAGCAAAGGagtaagaaaacaaaaaagattAAAGACCCGGGATGAAGGTGAAAAACGTGTAAGAAGAAGAATCACTTCATCCTCATCATCCTCATCGTTGTCCTCATCttcataa
- the LOC130667908 gene encoding ragulator complex protein LAMTOR4 homolog — protein sequence MLLMERIPDQIGYLVLTQDGAVLASGGELENDERAANIITGLVTLTDKIDPKTQTTNDSFNKISITYPNHCYIICLSNKKIHVIKKKLRSPESQSATTETQSLIDM from the exons atgttgctaaTGGAACGTATACCAGATCAAATAGGATATTTAGTTCTTACTCAAGACGGAGCAGTACTTGcg tCTGGCGGTGAATTAGAAAACGATGAAAGAGCTGCTAATATTATAACTGGACTTGTAACTTTAACAGACAAAATAGATCCGAAAACACAAACAACAAATgattcttttaataaaatatcaataacatATCCAAATCACTGCTATATTATTTgtctatcaaataaaaaaattcatgtgattaaaaaaaaattgcgatcACCAGAAAGTCAATCGGCGACCACTGAAACTCAAAGTCTTATcgatatgtaa
- the LOC130668227 gene encoding serine/threonine-protein kinase pakE isoform X3, which translates to MELKVWVEGIQRIVCGVTETTTCQDVVYALAHATAQSGRFTLVERWRNNERFLAPFENPLTILMKWGEYAPDVQLILRRSNSESNKTQQSGLNRTAHNTRANGVLNSAVDQFVNNRSHDSSNNNNINNNNSNSNNSKNNNNNSNNSNNNNNGHSTSESHESPEVLKRNRDIRKSLTFSGLHGTASDNSEQVQLENIAVVQPTMQTKVQSRKAAYKSNESPTRASSSEGPDSSPLRTLPPYRDPPPPIVTNSVKSQSQESSTSENFSLSKEEQSSATSSIKSKRSQEMQDTKGLMQSGRPKLSQPQNMVAVAYTHRYAELIKLVNNQRDTLNSQQVDLTKLNAEILYWESKNREHYNQMDFISQEINRIESAGRILEEQLNELMHTEEESEIVRQQEKTLKSEITLLRSKLANCETELLQCKNKIRLLMEELTLEQHNINRETEERTVIERKIVNDVERLQSELEQAKRLTDHTNHSADLLKQEVTNIESAIVDKKLQVERLVSEMKEANLQSLTVACQEEQIKNLLEGTQKPICTRKLIGPPRQLENAVPTSKNPHGVWV; encoded by the exons atggaGTTGAAAGTTTGGGTTGAAGGAATTCAGCGGATTGTTTGTGGTGTCACTGAGACAACTACGTGCCAg gaTGTAGTTTATGCACTTGCTCATGCCACAGCGCAGTCTGGAAGATTTACTCTGGTTGAACGTTGGCGTAATAATGAACGTTTTTTGGCACCATTCGAAAATCCTCTtacg atattgaTGAAATGGGGGGAATATGCACCAGATGTTCAATTAATTCTTCGTCGATCAAATTCCGAAAGCAATAAAACTCAACAAAGTGGATTGAATCGAACTGCCCATAATACACGCGCTAATGGAGTATTAAATTCAGCAGTTGATCAATTCGTTAATAATAGAAGTCACgatagtagtaataataataatattaataacaataatagcaatagtaataatagtaaaaataataataataatagtaataatagtaataataacaataatggaCACTCAACGTCTGAGTCTCATGAATCACCGGAAGTGCTCAAGAGGAATCGGGATATACGAAAATCCCTTACGTTTAGTGGATTACATGGAACAGCATCTGATAATTCTGAG CAGGTACAACTGGAAAATATTGCTGTTGTACAACCAACAATGCAAACAAAAGTACAGTCGAGAAAAGCTGCGTATAAAAGTAATGAGTCACCTACTAGAGCTTCGAGTAGTGAAG GTCCTGATTCATCGCCATTGAGGACATTACCCCCTTATCGTGATCCACCACCACCAATAGTGACTAATAGCGTAAAATCACAGTCTCAAGAAAGTTCGACTAGTGAAAATTTCAGTCTTTCCAAAGAAGAACAATCTTCGGCTACTAGTTCGATTAAATCAAAACGTAGCCag gagATGCAAGATACTAAGGGATTAATGCAATCCGGTAGGCCGAAACTAAGTCAACCGCAAAATATGGTAGCTGTGGCTTATACTCATCGTTATGCTGAACTCATAAAACTAGTCAATAACCAACGCGATACTCTTAATTCACAACAAGTTGATCTCAccaaa ttaaatgCTGAAATTTTGTATTGGGAGAGTAAAAATAGAGAGCATTACAATCAAATGGATTTTATATCACAAGAAATAAATCGTATTGAATCAGCTGGGCGTATTTTGGAAGAacag ttaaatgaattaatgcaCACTGAAGAAGAAAGTGAAATCGTAAGACAACaagaaaaaacattaaagtcAGAGATAACGTTACTTCGATCGAAGCTTGCAAATTGTGAAACCGAGTTACTacagtgtaaaaataaaataag attgTTAATGGAAGAACTAACATTAGAACAACATAACATAAATCGTGAAACTGAAGAACGTACAGTTATAGAAAGAAAAATAGTTAATGATGTTGAAAGATTGCAAAGTGAACTTGAACAAGCTAAACGTTTAACAGACCATACAAATCATTCGGCTGATTTACTGAAACAAGAAGTTACGAATATTGAATCAGCAAttgtagataaaaaattgcaaGTTGAAAGATTAGTGTCTGAAATGAAAGAAGCTAATTTACAGAGTTTGACTGTCGCATGTCAAGAGGaacaaatcaaaaatttattagaag GAACTCAAAAACCTATTTGTACACGTAAACTTATAGGACCACCAAGGCAACTGGAGAATGCAGTGCCAACTAGTAAAAATCCACATGGCGTATGGGTATAg
- the LOC130668227 gene encoding hybrid signal transduction histidine kinase L isoform X1: MELKVWVEGIQRIVCGVTETTTCQDVVYALAHATAQSGRFTLVERWRNNERFLAPFENPLTILMKWGEYAPDVQLILRRSNSESNKTQQSGLNRTAHNTRANGVLNSAVDQFVNNRSHDSSNNNNINNNNSNSNNSKNNNNNSNNSNNNNNGHSTSESHESPEVLKRNRDIRKSLTFSGLHGTASDNSEQVQLENIAVVQPTMQTKVQSRKAAYKSNESPTRASSSEGFISLTHKKTREVPPYRDPPGPDSSPLRTLPPYRDPPPPIVTNSVKSQSQESSTSENFSLSKEEQSSATSSIKSKRSQEMQDTKGLMQSGRPKLSQPQNMVAVAYTHRYAELIKLVNNQRDTLNSQQVDLTKLNAEILYWESKNREHYNQMDFISQEINRIESAGRILEEQLNELMHTEEESEIVRQQEKTLKSEITLLRSKLANCETELLQCKNKIRLLMEELTLEQHNINRETEERTVIERKIVNDVERLQSELEQAKRLTDHTNHSADLLKQEVTNIESAIVDKKLQVERLVSEMKEANLQSLTVACQEEQIKNLLEGTQKPICTRKLIGPPRQLENAVPTSKNPHGVWV; encoded by the exons atggaGTTGAAAGTTTGGGTTGAAGGAATTCAGCGGATTGTTTGTGGTGTCACTGAGACAACTACGTGCCAg gaTGTAGTTTATGCACTTGCTCATGCCACAGCGCAGTCTGGAAGATTTACTCTGGTTGAACGTTGGCGTAATAATGAACGTTTTTTGGCACCATTCGAAAATCCTCTtacg atattgaTGAAATGGGGGGAATATGCACCAGATGTTCAATTAATTCTTCGTCGATCAAATTCCGAAAGCAATAAAACTCAACAAAGTGGATTGAATCGAACTGCCCATAATACACGCGCTAATGGAGTATTAAATTCAGCAGTTGATCAATTCGTTAATAATAGAAGTCACgatagtagtaataataataatattaataacaataatagcaatagtaataatagtaaaaataataataataatagtaataatagtaataataacaataatggaCACTCAACGTCTGAGTCTCATGAATCACCGGAAGTGCTCAAGAGGAATCGGGATATACGAAAATCCCTTACGTTTAGTGGATTACATGGAACAGCATCTGATAATTCTGAG CAGGTACAACTGGAAAATATTGCTGTTGTACAACCAACAATGCAAACAAAAGTACAGTCGAGAAAAGCTGCGTATAAAAGTAATGAGTCACCTACTAGAGCTTCGAGTAGTGAAG gatTTATAAGTTTAACGCATAAAAAAACTCGAGAAGTACCCCCATATCGTGATCCTCCAGGTCCTGATTCATCGCCATTGAGGACATTACCCCCTTATCGTGATCCACCACCACCAATAGTGACTAATAGCGTAAAATCACAGTCTCAAGAAAGTTCGACTAGTGAAAATTTCAGTCTTTCCAAAGAAGAACAATCTTCGGCTACTAGTTCGATTAAATCAAAACGTAGCCag gagATGCAAGATACTAAGGGATTAATGCAATCCGGTAGGCCGAAACTAAGTCAACCGCAAAATATGGTAGCTGTGGCTTATACTCATCGTTATGCTGAACTCATAAAACTAGTCAATAACCAACGCGATACTCTTAATTCACAACAAGTTGATCTCAccaaa ttaaatgCTGAAATTTTGTATTGGGAGAGTAAAAATAGAGAGCATTACAATCAAATGGATTTTATATCACAAGAAATAAATCGTATTGAATCAGCTGGGCGTATTTTGGAAGAacag ttaaatgaattaatgcaCACTGAAGAAGAAAGTGAAATCGTAAGACAACaagaaaaaacattaaagtcAGAGATAACGTTACTTCGATCGAAGCTTGCAAATTGTGAAACCGAGTTACTacagtgtaaaaataaaataag attgTTAATGGAAGAACTAACATTAGAACAACATAACATAAATCGTGAAACTGAAGAACGTACAGTTATAGAAAGAAAAATAGTTAATGATGTTGAAAGATTGCAAAGTGAACTTGAACAAGCTAAACGTTTAACAGACCATACAAATCATTCGGCTGATTTACTGAAACAAGAAGTTACGAATATTGAATCAGCAAttgtagataaaaaattgcaaGTTGAAAGATTAGTGTCTGAAATGAAAGAAGCTAATTTACAGAGTTTGACTGTCGCATGTCAAGAGGaacaaatcaaaaatttattagaag GAACTCAAAAACCTATTTGTACACGTAAACTTATAGGACCACCAAGGCAACTGGAGAATGCAGTGCCAACTAGTAAAAATCCACATGGCGTATGGGTATAg
- the LOC130668227 gene encoding GATA zinc finger domain-containing protein 21 isoform X4 → MELKVWVEGIQRIVCGVTETTTCQDVVYALAHATAQSGRFTLVERWRNNERFLAPFENPLTILMKWGEYAPDVQLILRRSNSESNKTQQSGLNRTAHNTRANGVLNSAVDQFVNNRSHDSSNNNNINNNNSNSNNSKNNNNNSNNSNNNNNGHSTSESHESPEVLKRNRDIRKSLTFSGLHGTASDNSEVQLENIAVVQPTMQTKVQSRKAAYKSNESPTRASSSEGPDSSPLRTLPPYRDPPPPIVTNSVKSQSQESSTSENFSLSKEEQSSATSSIKSKRSQEMQDTKGLMQSGRPKLSQPQNMVAVAYTHRYAELIKLVNNQRDTLNSQQVDLTKLNAEILYWESKNREHYNQMDFISQEINRIESAGRILEEQLNELMHTEEESEIVRQQEKTLKSEITLLRSKLANCETELLQCKNKIRLLMEELTLEQHNINRETEERTVIERKIVNDVERLQSELEQAKRLTDHTNHSADLLKQEVTNIESAIVDKKLQVERLVSEMKEANLQSLTVACQEEQIKNLLEGTQKPICTRKLIGPPRQLENAVPTSKNPHGVWV, encoded by the exons atggaGTTGAAAGTTTGGGTTGAAGGAATTCAGCGGATTGTTTGTGGTGTCACTGAGACAACTACGTGCCAg gaTGTAGTTTATGCACTTGCTCATGCCACAGCGCAGTCTGGAAGATTTACTCTGGTTGAACGTTGGCGTAATAATGAACGTTTTTTGGCACCATTCGAAAATCCTCTtacg atattgaTGAAATGGGGGGAATATGCACCAGATGTTCAATTAATTCTTCGTCGATCAAATTCCGAAAGCAATAAAACTCAACAAAGTGGATTGAATCGAACTGCCCATAATACACGCGCTAATGGAGTATTAAATTCAGCAGTTGATCAATTCGTTAATAATAGAAGTCACgatagtagtaataataataatattaataacaataatagcaatagtaataatagtaaaaataataataataatagtaataatagtaataataacaataatggaCACTCAACGTCTGAGTCTCATGAATCACCGGAAGTGCTCAAGAGGAATCGGGATATACGAAAATCCCTTACGTTTAGTGGATTACATGGAACAGCATCTGATAATTCTGAG GTACAACTGGAAAATATTGCTGTTGTACAACCAACAATGCAAACAAAAGTACAGTCGAGAAAAGCTGCGTATAAAAGTAATGAGTCACCTACTAGAGCTTCGAGTAGTGAAG GTCCTGATTCATCGCCATTGAGGACATTACCCCCTTATCGTGATCCACCACCACCAATAGTGACTAATAGCGTAAAATCACAGTCTCAAGAAAGTTCGACTAGTGAAAATTTCAGTCTTTCCAAAGAAGAACAATCTTCGGCTACTAGTTCGATTAAATCAAAACGTAGCCag gagATGCAAGATACTAAGGGATTAATGCAATCCGGTAGGCCGAAACTAAGTCAACCGCAAAATATGGTAGCTGTGGCTTATACTCATCGTTATGCTGAACTCATAAAACTAGTCAATAACCAACGCGATACTCTTAATTCACAACAAGTTGATCTCAccaaa ttaaatgCTGAAATTTTGTATTGGGAGAGTAAAAATAGAGAGCATTACAATCAAATGGATTTTATATCACAAGAAATAAATCGTATTGAATCAGCTGGGCGTATTTTGGAAGAacag ttaaatgaattaatgcaCACTGAAGAAGAAAGTGAAATCGTAAGACAACaagaaaaaacattaaagtcAGAGATAACGTTACTTCGATCGAAGCTTGCAAATTGTGAAACCGAGTTACTacagtgtaaaaataaaataag attgTTAATGGAAGAACTAACATTAGAACAACATAACATAAATCGTGAAACTGAAGAACGTACAGTTATAGAAAGAAAAATAGTTAATGATGTTGAAAGATTGCAAAGTGAACTTGAACAAGCTAAACGTTTAACAGACCATACAAATCATTCGGCTGATTTACTGAAACAAGAAGTTACGAATATTGAATCAGCAAttgtagataaaaaattgcaaGTTGAAAGATTAGTGTCTGAAATGAAAGAAGCTAATTTACAGAGTTTGACTGTCGCATGTCAAGAGGaacaaatcaaaaatttattagaag GAACTCAAAAACCTATTTGTACACGTAAACTTATAGGACCACCAAGGCAACTGGAGAATGCAGTGCCAACTAGTAAAAATCCACATGGCGTATGGGTATAg
- the LOC130668227 gene encoding uncharacterized protein DDB_G0287625 isoform X2 produces MELKVWVEGIQRIVCGVTETTTCQDVVYALAHATAQSGRFTLVERWRNNERFLAPFENPLTILMKWGEYAPDVQLILRRSNSESNKTQQSGLNRTAHNTRANGVLNSAVDQFVNNRSHDSSNNNNINNNNSNSNNSKNNNNNSNNSNNNNNGHSTSESHESPEVLKRNRDIRKSLTFSGLHGTASDNSEVQLENIAVVQPTMQTKVQSRKAAYKSNESPTRASSSEGFISLTHKKTREVPPYRDPPGPDSSPLRTLPPYRDPPPPIVTNSVKSQSQESSTSENFSLSKEEQSSATSSIKSKRSQEMQDTKGLMQSGRPKLSQPQNMVAVAYTHRYAELIKLVNNQRDTLNSQQVDLTKLNAEILYWESKNREHYNQMDFISQEINRIESAGRILEEQLNELMHTEEESEIVRQQEKTLKSEITLLRSKLANCETELLQCKNKIRLLMEELTLEQHNINRETEERTVIERKIVNDVERLQSELEQAKRLTDHTNHSADLLKQEVTNIESAIVDKKLQVERLVSEMKEANLQSLTVACQEEQIKNLLEGTQKPICTRKLIGPPRQLENAVPTSKNPHGVWV; encoded by the exons atggaGTTGAAAGTTTGGGTTGAAGGAATTCAGCGGATTGTTTGTGGTGTCACTGAGACAACTACGTGCCAg gaTGTAGTTTATGCACTTGCTCATGCCACAGCGCAGTCTGGAAGATTTACTCTGGTTGAACGTTGGCGTAATAATGAACGTTTTTTGGCACCATTCGAAAATCCTCTtacg atattgaTGAAATGGGGGGAATATGCACCAGATGTTCAATTAATTCTTCGTCGATCAAATTCCGAAAGCAATAAAACTCAACAAAGTGGATTGAATCGAACTGCCCATAATACACGCGCTAATGGAGTATTAAATTCAGCAGTTGATCAATTCGTTAATAATAGAAGTCACgatagtagtaataataataatattaataacaataatagcaatagtaataatagtaaaaataataataataatagtaataatagtaataataacaataatggaCACTCAACGTCTGAGTCTCATGAATCACCGGAAGTGCTCAAGAGGAATCGGGATATACGAAAATCCCTTACGTTTAGTGGATTACATGGAACAGCATCTGATAATTCTGAG GTACAACTGGAAAATATTGCTGTTGTACAACCAACAATGCAAACAAAAGTACAGTCGAGAAAAGCTGCGTATAAAAGTAATGAGTCACCTACTAGAGCTTCGAGTAGTGAAG gatTTATAAGTTTAACGCATAAAAAAACTCGAGAAGTACCCCCATATCGTGATCCTCCAGGTCCTGATTCATCGCCATTGAGGACATTACCCCCTTATCGTGATCCACCACCACCAATAGTGACTAATAGCGTAAAATCACAGTCTCAAGAAAGTTCGACTAGTGAAAATTTCAGTCTTTCCAAAGAAGAACAATCTTCGGCTACTAGTTCGATTAAATCAAAACGTAGCCag gagATGCAAGATACTAAGGGATTAATGCAATCCGGTAGGCCGAAACTAAGTCAACCGCAAAATATGGTAGCTGTGGCTTATACTCATCGTTATGCTGAACTCATAAAACTAGTCAATAACCAACGCGATACTCTTAATTCACAACAAGTTGATCTCAccaaa ttaaatgCTGAAATTTTGTATTGGGAGAGTAAAAATAGAGAGCATTACAATCAAATGGATTTTATATCACAAGAAATAAATCGTATTGAATCAGCTGGGCGTATTTTGGAAGAacag ttaaatgaattaatgcaCACTGAAGAAGAAAGTGAAATCGTAAGACAACaagaaaaaacattaaagtcAGAGATAACGTTACTTCGATCGAAGCTTGCAAATTGTGAAACCGAGTTACTacagtgtaaaaataaaataag attgTTAATGGAAGAACTAACATTAGAACAACATAACATAAATCGTGAAACTGAAGAACGTACAGTTATAGAAAGAAAAATAGTTAATGATGTTGAAAGATTGCAAAGTGAACTTGAACAAGCTAAACGTTTAACAGACCATACAAATCATTCGGCTGATTTACTGAAACAAGAAGTTACGAATATTGAATCAGCAAttgtagataaaaaattgcaaGTTGAAAGATTAGTGTCTGAAATGAAAGAAGCTAATTTACAGAGTTTGACTGTCGCATGTCAAGAGGaacaaatcaaaaatttattagaag GAACTCAAAAACCTATTTGTACACGTAAACTTATAGGACCACCAAGGCAACTGGAGAATGCAGTGCCAACTAGTAAAAATCCACATGGCGTATGGGTATAg
- the LOC130668113 gene encoding beta-1,3-galactosyltransferase 5-like, producing MLDKRRLHGHVSPPGYLLFVVALLLMGFLSFWMLIIGSPESTLLTGEVTVPGYVLLVPDNVSTISVPYTLNDLPSSDESTLIDIKNFKFILNHDPCNKTQPLLLMLIHSAPGNFAKRNVVRNTWGKQTPEVVVLFLVGSTLDHQGDLYKENNKYQDIIQGNFIDAYRNMTYKHVMALKWATYYCPSAKYILKLDDDVFVHTPAMIDFLKHGLSPWGARRLILCDPLSTGTVKRSWRSKWRVSPQEYPGRRYPAYCAGWAILYSPDSVFLLYKEAQKEPYFWIDDVHITGTVARKVNLTHSSLHSLVLKNGDMEELLSNPNIHREFLFGPPNLAENHIKALHHLSHSNKILQL from the exons ATGTTGGATAAGCGGCGGCTTCATGGCCACGTGTCGCCGCCAGGTTACTTACTCTTCGTGGTTGCCTTGCTTTTAATgggatttttatcattttggATGTTGATAATTGGAAGTCCTGAGTCAACGTTGTTAACTGGTGAAGTGACAGTTCCTGGATACGTTTTACTGGTTCCTGATAATGTTTCAACAATATCTGTACCATATACATTAAACGATCTGCCGTCCAGCGATGAATCGACGCtgattgatattaaaaattttaaatttatcttaaatCATGATCCGTGTAATAAAACACAGCCGTTGCTGTTGATGCTGATACATTCAGCACCTGGTAATTTTGCTAAACGCAATGTTGTGCGTAATACTTGGGGTAAACAAACACCTGAAGTCGTAGTGTTGTTTCTTGTTGGATCAACACTTGATCATCAGGGAGATCTTTATAAGGAAAATAACAAGTATCAAGATATTATACaaggaaattttattgatgCATACAGAAATATGACTTACAAACATGTCATGGCTTTAAAATGGGCTACTTATTATTGtccaa gtgctaaatatatattgaaattagACGATGATGTTTTTGTACATACACCCGCGATGATAGACTTTTTAAAACACGGTCTTTCACCATGGGGTGCAAGACGTTTGATACTGTGTGATCCATTGTCGACGGGTACTGTAAAAAGGTCATGGCGTTCTAAATGGCGCGTATCACCACAAGAATATCCTGGTAGACGGTATCCAGCTTATTGTGCAGGTTGGGCTATTTTATATTCACCTGATAGTGTATTTCTATTGTATAAAGAAGCTCAAAAAGAACCATATTTTTGGATTGATGATGTCCATATTACGGGAACAGTTGCTAGAAAAGTTAATTTAACTCATAGTTCATTACATTCATTAGTATTAAAGAATGGAGATATGGAAGAGTTATTGAGTAATCCAAATATACAtcgtgaatttttatttggacCGCCCAATTTAGCTGAAAACCATATTAAGGCATTACACCATTTGAgtcattcaaataaaattttgcaattataa